Proteins encoded within one genomic window of Lysinibacillus sphaericus:
- a CDS encoding energy-coupling factor ABC transporter ATP-binding protein has translation MTELYFDLQHLSYAYADGTKALTDITLQIPKGKKIALLGHNGAGKSTLFQHLNGILKPTAGTISFCNETLSYSRKALATLRQQVGIVFQDADNQLFSGTVKQDIAFGPLNLGWSNEKIEEKIAWAVAQTEVEALLDKPIHFLSVGQKKRVAMAGVLAMEPSVLLLDEPTAGLDTYYAAQLLQYLAKLEDGQRTFLLATHDIALAYEWADQIIVMEAGKIIYNGDPIDMFYQEELLEKAHLERPWVFEMTLALQTKKLLGDNIAMPRSKKDLHKLIEQL, from the coding sequence ATGACTGAGCTTTATTTTGATCTTCAACATTTATCTTATGCTTATGCAGACGGCACTAAAGCTTTAACAGATATTACTTTGCAAATACCAAAGGGAAAAAAAATTGCCCTGCTTGGTCACAATGGCGCAGGTAAATCTACGTTATTTCAGCATTTAAATGGTATTTTAAAACCGACAGCTGGCACTATTTCTTTTTGTAACGAAACGCTTAGCTATTCTAGAAAAGCATTAGCAACATTACGACAACAAGTTGGCATCGTCTTCCAAGATGCGGACAATCAACTTTTTTCTGGTACCGTCAAGCAAGACATAGCTTTCGGGCCATTAAATCTTGGCTGGTCAAACGAAAAAATTGAAGAAAAAATCGCGTGGGCTGTTGCGCAAACAGAGGTTGAAGCATTGCTTGATAAGCCTATTCACTTTTTAAGCGTCGGACAAAAGAAACGTGTTGCCATGGCTGGTGTGCTCGCAATGGAACCTTCCGTCTTACTATTAGATGAACCGACTGCTGGGCTAGATACTTATTATGCGGCACAATTATTACAGTACTTAGCTAAATTAGAAGATGGGCAACGTACGTTTTTATTAGCGACACATGATATCGCTTTAGCCTATGAATGGGCGGATCAAATAATCGTGATGGAGGCAGGGAAAATCATTTATAATGGGGATCCAATCGACATGTTCTACCAAGAGGAATTGCTTGAAAAAGCCCACCTTGAACGACCATGGGTATTTGAAATGACGCTTGCCTTACAAACAAAAAAACTATTGGGCGACAATATAGCAATGCCTCGTTCCAAAAAAGATTTACACAAACTTATTGAACAACTTTAA
- the cbiQ gene encoding cobalt ECF transporter T component CbiQ, with protein MLLIDKYAYMNKLASVHPLEKMTFSLGLLLLSLIMRDEQISLITFLVMSAFIILGAKIPLQYYAKLLLLPSFFLLSSLLSILISIAPAASILPAHLWTFSLSQWTIFIGNDSLITARHLFFTVLGSISCLYFLILTTSVQSICYVLRQWRLPALFVELVELTYRFIFIFLNSMQKIHLAQQARLGYQSPMQWLRSISMLIAALFAEMFQRSRELNNAMQARGGEAVYWQESSSYNKKNWLGIVIIFVSLIIYGGISHD; from the coding sequence ATGTTACTCATTGATAAGTATGCTTATATGAATAAACTAGCGTCCGTTCATCCGTTAGAAAAAATGACGTTCTCCCTTGGGTTGTTGCTATTGTCGCTTATCATGAGAGATGAACAAATTTCACTCATTACATTTCTTGTAATGAGTGCTTTTATCATTTTAGGCGCAAAAATTCCTTTACAATATTATGCAAAACTCCTGCTTTTACCGAGTTTTTTCTTGCTCTCCAGTTTACTATCTATTTTGATTTCGATTGCACCTGCTGCTAGTATTTTGCCGGCGCATCTATGGACATTTTCGCTAAGCCAGTGGACCATTTTTATAGGAAATGACAGCTTGATAACAGCGCGGCACCTGTTTTTCACCGTTTTGGGCAGTATTAGTTGTTTATATTTTTTAATTTTAACGACTTCCGTACAATCCATTTGTTATGTCTTACGGCAATGGCGGTTGCCAGCTTTATTTGTAGAGTTGGTAGAGCTAACATACCGTTTTATTTTTATCTTTTTGAACAGCATGCAAAAAATTCATCTTGCACAACAAGCACGTCTTGGTTATCAATCACCAATGCAATGGCTTCGGTCGATTTCCATGCTTATTGCAGCACTGTTTGCCGAAATGTTCCAACGCAGTCGCGAACTAAATAATGCGATGCAGGCACGCGGTGGCGAAGCTGTCTATTGGCAAGAAAGTAGTAGCTACAACAAGAAAAACTGGTTAGGCATTGTTATTATTTTCGTATCCCTCATTATCTATGGAGGTATTTCTCATGACTGA
- a CDS encoding energy-coupling factor ABC transporter substrate-binding protein: MKKNLLLLAIVIFLAIIPLFIQKGAEFGGADGEAEAAIGEINKEYEPWFESLWEPPSGEIESLLFVLQAAIGAGFIGYFVGYMRGKHKEG; this comes from the coding sequence ATGAAGAAAAATTTACTGTTATTAGCTATTGTGATATTTTTAGCAATCATCCCTCTATTCATCCAAAAAGGCGCTGAATTCGGCGGTGCTGACGGTGAAGCTGAAGCAGCCATTGGTGAAATAAACAAAGAATACGAACCATGGTTTGAAAGCTTATGGGAGCCACCAAGTGGTGAAATTGAAAGTCTATTATTCGTCTTACAAGCCGCTATTGGCGCTGGTTTTATTGGCTATTTCGTGGGCTATATGCGCGGTAAGCATAAAGAAGGTTAA